A section of the candidate division TA06 bacterium genome encodes:
- a CDS encoding GTPase domain-containing protein, producing MALINQASHEISCKLVFYGPGLGGKTTNLRYIYEKVSPGSKGQLISLATELDRTLFFDFMPLDLGSIHGFKTKFHLYTVPGQVFYNASRKLVLRGVDGIVFVADSQTERFGDTLESFKNLGENLAEMKLTLESLPLVLQYNKRDLPNTVTLDELNTKLNPQGFPYFEAVANQGIGVLDTLKALSKMVLGNVGKRIS from the coding sequence ATGGCCCTGATCAATCAAGCCTCCCACGAAATAAGCTGCAAGCTGGTATTTTACGGCCCGGGCCTGGGCGGAAAGACCACCAACCTGCGCTATATCTACGAGAAGGTCTCCCCCGGCTCCAAGGGCCAGCTGATATCGCTGGCCACCGAACTGGACCGGACCCTGTTCTTTGACTTCATGCCATTGGACCTGGGAAGCATCCACGGTTTTAAGACCAAATTCCATTTGTACACCGTACCGGGCCAGGTGTTCTACAATGCCTCGCGCAAATTAGTTCTGCGGGGGGTGGACGGCATCGTGTTCGTGGCCGACTCCCAGACCGAGCGTTTTGGAGACACCCTGGAAAGTTTTAAGAACCTGGGAGAGAACCTGGCCGAGATGAAGCTAACCCTGGAAAGTCTGCCCCTGGTTCTGCAGTACAACAAGCGCGACCTGCCCAACACCGTCACCCTGGACGAATTGAACACCAAGCTTAACCCCCAGGGTTTCCCCTATTTTGAGGCCGTGGCCAACCAGGGCATCGGGGTGCTGGACACTTTGAAAGCCCTGTCCAAGATGGTGCTGGGGAATGTAGGGAAAAGGATCAGTTAA
- the glgA gene encoding glycogen synthase GlgA translates to MHIVTVSSEVHPYAKTGGLADVTGALPQALARLGHQNTVILPAYRIVDRRKFNVTETGKAVTCSLEDASHRINILRSDHLPGINTLLLEHPAFSNRPELYGTAAGDYPDNAFRFALFCRAAIELIETLEQPPDVVHCHDWQTGLIPALIICSPGRKMFWEKAKTVFTIHNLAYQGVFPKEQYALTGLPEKCFALDGLEFYGQVNYLKGGIFFSDRLTTVSPTYAREILTPEQGFQLDGALKARENILTGIINGIDSIEWDPASDKYLTLNYDQARTANKNTIKRILYKKLGLVHSGNRPLLAMVTRLASQKGCDLVLEAVDELVELGCDLAVLGTGEQRYHDAFERKKRLYPQNFGLSLIFDPALSHLMYAGSDMFLMPSLYEPCGLGQMIALRYGSIPVARRTGGLADTIVDYEPSFSDSNGFLFDGFNSPELVSAVKRALQVYRKKEEWALLTRQAMAGDFSWDRSAIKYQELYYSLLQEK, encoded by the coding sequence TTGCACATAGTGACTGTTTCCTCCGAGGTCCATCCCTATGCCAAGACCGGGGGACTGGCCGATGTGACCGGAGCCCTGCCTCAGGCCTTGGCCCGGTTGGGCCATCAGAACACAGTCATTTTGCCGGCCTACCGGATAGTTGACCGCCGGAAGTTCAATGTCACTGAGACCGGAAAGGCTGTGACCTGTTCCCTCGAAGATGCCAGCCACCGCATCAATATCCTTAGGTCAGATCACCTGCCGGGCATCAATACTTTACTTCTGGAACATCCGGCATTCTCGAACCGCCCCGAGCTTTACGGCACTGCTGCCGGAGATTACCCGGACAACGCCTTCCGCTTCGCCCTTTTCTGCCGGGCCGCCATTGAACTGATCGAAACTTTGGAACAGCCGCCCGATGTGGTCCACTGCCACGACTGGCAGACCGGCCTGATCCCGGCCCTGATCATATGCAGTCCCGGCCGAAAAATGTTTTGGGAAAAGGCAAAAACTGTTTTTACCATCCACAACCTGGCATATCAGGGCGTGTTCCCAAAAGAGCAATATGCGCTGACCGGACTGCCGGAAAAATGCTTCGCCCTGGATGGGCTGGAATTTTACGGCCAGGTGAATTATCTCAAGGGCGGGATATTCTTCTCCGACCGGCTGACCACGGTCAGCCCCACTTATGCCCGGGAGATACTGACCCCTGAACAGGGCTTTCAGCTGGACGGGGCGCTTAAGGCCAGGGAAAACATCCTGACCGGCATCATCAACGGGATCGATTCTATTGAATGGGACCCGGCCTCCGACAAATACCTGACGCTGAACTATGATCAGGCCCGGACAGCCAACAAGAACACCATTAAGCGCATCCTCTACAAAAAGCTGGGATTGGTCCATTCCGGGAACCGCCCCCTGCTGGCCATGGTCACCAGGCTGGCCAGCCAAAAAGGCTGCGACCTGGTGCTGGAAGCCGTGGATGAGCTGGTGGAACTAGGCTGTGACCTGGCCGTGCTGGGAACGGGGGAACAAAGGTATCACGATGCCTTTGAGCGGAAGAAACGCCTCTACCCCCAGAATTTTGGATTGAGCCTCATCTTCGATCCCGCCCTTTCCCATCTGATGTACGCCGGATCAGACATGTTCCTGATGCCCTCGCTTTACGAGCCCTGCGGCCTGGGCCAGATGATCGCCCTGCGGTACGGCAGCATCCCGGTGGCCAGAAGGACCGGCGGACTGGCCGACACCATAGTGGACTATGAGCCGTCCTTCTCCGATTCCAATGGCTTCCTGTTCGACGGGTTCAATTCCCCGGAACTGGTATCGGCGGTCAAAAGGGCCTTGCAGGTTTACCGCAAAAAAGAAGAATGGGCACTTCTGACCAGACAGGCCATGGCCGGAGACTTTTCCTGGGACCGGTCGGCCATAAAATATCAGGAGCTGTACTACTCGTTGCTTCAGGAGAAATAG
- a CDS encoding peptidylprolyl isomerase: MSPKKLLTMVLALSLLLTSSLALAAEKKKTASPEELMYKIAQLNLNHQQYADAITSFTELLDIYPQSKMAKDYAYYLGLAYERSGDYQKSAEVYQKVVTLYKDKPSQLAKADSLAMEGVGRCFNKNFKEYSVIINGQPITKLEFDAELEKVPPQYRAQFENEAGKKQFLERLIQKKLLYDAAVKAGIGNDPAINQQLVDTRYDVMIRGYYNNEVILKSQPTEQEIKKNYEANKNAYKIVETVKARNIIVNTKAEAEKVLKLAQMKKSFFDSLAMKYSVSDNSHKGGEMAQLNRGDNPDLDPVLFVKTPKGKISSITPISPKFAVVKRIKKEGSKLHLRWMVFNTEAEANKALADLKANPDKFDSLAGKVSTDAATKDKAGDLGLVDKTQIDPKVFAAAGKLKDGAYTTAPVKYFTQYAIYKVEEKTPAGFKTLDQVKSQISGQMQRDQQKANFDNLLNRLKAEATITYPEETPAAPAQPEQKEGGKK, encoded by the coding sequence ATGTCCCCGAAAAAACTATTGACCATGGTCCTGGCCCTATCGCTACTGCTTACATCCTCTCTGGCCCTGGCCGCTGAAAAGAAAAAGACCGCCAGCCCCGAAGAGCTGATGTATAAAATAGCCCAGTTGAACCTGAACCACCAGCAATACGCCGATGCTATCACCTCCTTCACCGAACTGCTGGATATCTATCCCCAGTCAAAAATGGCCAAGGATTATGCCTATTACCTGGGATTGGCCTACGAACGCTCCGGCGACTACCAAAAATCCGCCGAAGTTTACCAGAAGGTGGTCACTCTTTACAAGGATAAGCCCTCCCAACTGGCCAAGGCAGACAGCCTGGCCATGGAAGGTGTGGGCCGCTGTTTTAACAAGAATTTCAAGGAATATTCTGTGATCATCAACGGCCAGCCCATCACCAAGCTGGAGTTTGACGCTGAGTTGGAAAAGGTTCCCCCCCAGTACCGGGCCCAGTTCGAGAACGAGGCCGGCAAGAAGCAGTTCCTGGAAAGGCTGATCCAGAAAAAACTGTTATATGACGCAGCGGTCAAGGCCGGAATAGGCAACGATCCGGCTATAAACCAGCAGTTGGTGGACACCCGCTACGATGTAATGATCCGGGGATATTACAATAATGAGGTGATCCTGAAGTCCCAGCCCACCGAACAGGAGATCAAAAAGAACTACGAAGCCAATAAGAATGCTTACAAGATAGTGGAAACTGTCAAAGCCCGCAACATCATAGTGAATACAAAAGCCGAGGCCGAAAAAGTGCTGAAGCTGGCCCAGATGAAAAAGTCTTTCTTTGACAGCCTGGCCATGAAATACTCGGTTTCCGACAATTCACATAAGGGCGGCGAGATGGCCCAGCTGAACCGGGGCGACAACCCCGATCTGGATCCGGTGCTTTTTGTCAAAACTCCCAAGGGCAAGATATCTTCAATCACCCCCATCTCCCCCAAATTCGCTGTGGTCAAGCGTATCAAGAAGGAAGGCTCCAAACTGCACCTGCGCTGGATGGTTTTCAACACCGAGGCCGAAGCCAACAAAGCGCTGGCCGACCTTAAGGCCAACCCTGACAAATTCGACAGTTTGGCCGGTAAAGTTTCAACTGACGCAGCCACCAAGGACAAGGCCGGCGACCTGGGACTGGTGGACAAGACTCAGATAGATCCCAAAGTATTTGCAGCCGCCGGGAAGCTCAAGGACGGCGCCTATACCACGGCTCCGGTCAAATATTTCACCCAGTATGCCATCTATAAGGTTGAAGAGAAGACCCCGGCCGGCTTCAAGACACTGGACCAGGTCAAGAGCCAGATCTCTGGGCAGATGCAGAGGGACCAGCAGAAGGCTAATTTTGACAACCTGCTTAACCGCCTCAAGGCCGAGGCTACAATCACCTATCCCGAGGAAACCCCGGCCGCACCCGCCCAGCCCGAACAAAAAGAAGGCGGCAAAAAGTAA
- the recG gene encoding ATP-dependent DNA helicase RecG: MTEIQYIKGVGPKRAELFHKLGIFTVRDLFYHAPRRYIDRSIFTKIADLHPGQDATVIGKVSGKSVNYARRGFTIFNLMINDDSGFLPVKWFNQTYLKDRFEIGQTVVLSGSAKYDRGLVFLNPEYEVIDDEDAELIHTGRIVPLHPSTAGLSARQIRTVLKATMEGHLSDVTESLPESVIQNRGLMPLKNAVQEIHFPQSAQFAQKARERLAFEELFYLQVLLLQRRKNFSGLARAVPIISPDWRKRFESVIPFKPTEAQERVVREITGDLSQTKPMHRLLQGDVGSGKTLVAFAALIQAAGQNLQTALMAPTEILAEQHYAGIKPWLDKLTITSALLTSKTPPAEKKEIYRKLGSGEILLAIGTHALIQEQVNFKALALAIIDEQHRFGVAQRAKIRAKGKDPHLLVMTATPIPRTLAMTAYGDLDISVIDELPPGRQPIITKVTSETNRAKVYTFLGDQMKAGRQIYVIYPIIEESEKTDLKAAIKMHRHLSDDVFNGFKTGLIHGQLAFDERQQVMEEFRRGAIQLLVATTVIEVGIDVPNATVMVIEHAERFGLSQLHQLRGRVGRGRHKSYCILMSGQKSTPEAQARLSIMQSTSDGFKIAEEDLKIRGPGELWGTRQHGLPALKITDLIADARLVAPAKQLALETMQKVLSTDEQDFLDHNLKFHFPDAQELIQTG; the protein is encoded by the coding sequence TTGACCGAGATCCAATACATAAAAGGGGTTGGCCCCAAGCGGGCTGAGCTGTTCCACAAGCTGGGCATCTTTACGGTGCGCGACCTGTTCTATCATGCCCCCCGCCGCTACATTGACCGCAGTATATTCACCAAGATCGCCGACCTCCATCCCGGCCAGGATGCCACGGTAATAGGAAAGGTCTCCGGCAAAAGCGTCAATTACGCCCGGCGGGGCTTTACCATTTTCAACCTGATGATCAACGATGACTCAGGTTTTTTGCCAGTCAAATGGTTCAACCAGACCTATTTAAAGGACAGGTTCGAGATCGGCCAGACCGTGGTCTTGAGCGGTTCCGCCAAATACGACCGGGGATTGGTCTTCCTGAACCCCGAATACGAGGTCATAGACGACGAGGATGCCGAGCTGATCCACACCGGGCGCATTGTTCCCCTGCACCCTTCCACCGCCGGGCTGTCGGCCCGGCAGATCCGGACCGTGCTCAAAGCTACCATGGAAGGGCATCTGTCTGATGTTACCGAATCCTTGCCTGAATCAGTGATCCAGAACCGGGGATTGATGCCTCTGAAGAATGCCGTCCAGGAGATTCATTTTCCCCAAAGCGCCCAGTTCGCCCAAAAAGCCCGGGAGCGCCTGGCCTTCGAGGAACTTTTCTATCTGCAGGTCCTGCTGCTGCAGCGCCGGAAGAACTTCTCCGGGCTGGCCCGGGCCGTTCCCATAATATCGCCGGACTGGCGCAAGAGATTCGAATCGGTCATCCCCTTCAAGCCAACTGAGGCCCAGGAACGGGTGGTGCGGGAGATAACCGGAGACCTTTCCCAGACCAAGCCCATGCACCGCCTGCTTCAGGGCGATGTGGGCTCCGGCAAGACCCTGGTGGCCTTTGCCGCCCTGATCCAGGCGGCCGGCCAGAACCTGCAGACCGCCTTGATGGCCCCCACCGAGATCCTGGCCGAACAGCATTATGCCGGGATCAAGCCCTGGCTGGACAAGTTGACCATCACCTCCGCCCTGCTGACCAGCAAAACCCCGCCAGCCGAAAAAAAGGAGATCTACCGCAAACTGGGATCGGGCGAGATACTGCTGGCCATAGGCACCCACGCTTTGATCCAGGAACAGGTGAACTTCAAGGCCCTGGCTTTGGCCATCATCGACGAACAGCACCGTTTCGGGGTGGCCCAGAGGGCCAAGATCCGGGCCAAGGGAAAAGATCCCCACCTGCTGGTGATGACCGCTACCCCCATTCCCCGCACCCTGGCCATGACCGCCTACGGCGACCTGGACATCTCGGTGATAGACGAACTGCCTCCCGGCCGCCAGCCCATTATCACCAAAGTGACATCGGAAACCAACCGGGCCAAGGTCTACACCTTCCTGGGCGATCAGATGAAGGCCGGGCGGCAGATATATGTGATCTATCCCATCATCGAGGAATCGGAGAAGACCGATCTCAAGGCCGCCATCAAGATGCACCGGCACCTGAGCGACGATGTCTTCAATGGTTTCAAGACCGGGCTGATCCACGGCCAGCTGGCCTTTGATGAGCGCCAGCAGGTGATGGAGGAATTCCGCCGGGGCGCCATTCAGCTGCTGGTGGCCACCACGGTGATAGAAGTGGGCATCGATGTGCCCAATGCCACGGTGATGGTGATCGAGCACGCCGAGCGCTTTGGCCTCTCCCAGCTGCACCAGCTGAGGGGCCGGGTGGGCCGGGGCCGGCACAAGTCGTACTGCATCCTGATGTCCGGCCAAAAGTCTACACCGGAGGCCCAAGCGCGCTTGAGTATAATGCAGAGCACATCGGACGGTTTCAAGATCGCGGAGGAGGACCTTAAGATCAGAGGCCCCGGAGAACTCTGGGGCACCCGCCAGCACGGCCTGCCGGCCTTGAAGATCACCGACCTGATCGCCGACGCCCGTTTGGTGGCCCCGGCCAAACAGCTGGCCCTGGAGACAATGCAAAAGGTTTTATCAACTGATGAACAGGACTTTCTGGACCACAACCTTAAATTCCATTTCCCCGATGCGCAAGAGTTGATCCAAACCGGGTAA
- the galT gene encoding galactose-1-phosphate uridylyltransferase has protein sequence MPELRKDPIIGRWVIISTERGKRPVDYEIPAPAVIHGSCPFCYGQEHLTTPEILAVRPPETAPNSPGWQLRVIANKYPALRVEGELEKSGEGLYDKMSGIGAHEIIVEMPEHNRFLSDLDIPHIQNILSAYVSRMQDLKRDTRLKYLMIFKNQGYRAGASLEHSHSQLIATPIVPKSINEELAGAQEYYNYKERCVFCDIVKQETEDRRRLVLENENFISIAPFAARFPFECWLMPKKHESNFENITPADLALLAAILKETLLRIKASVSNPPYNLVLHTAPCQMSGLQHFHWHMEIMPRLTRVAGFERGTGFYINPTPPEEYAQFLREVEIG, from the coding sequence ATGCCAGAACTGCGCAAAGACCCCATCATCGGCCGCTGGGTGATAATCTCCACCGAGAGGGGAAAACGCCCGGTGGATTATGAGATCCCCGCCCCGGCGGTAATCCATGGCTCCTGCCCCTTTTGCTACGGCCAGGAGCACCTGACCACGCCCGAGATCCTGGCCGTCAGGCCGCCGGAAACAGCCCCCAACTCCCCCGGCTGGCAGTTAAGGGTGATCGCCAACAAATACCCGGCCTTAAGGGTGGAAGGAGAACTGGAGAAATCCGGCGAAGGGCTTTACGACAAGATGTCCGGCATCGGGGCCCACGAGATAATCGTGGAAATGCCTGAACACAACCGGTTTTTATCCGACCTGGACATACCGCACATCCAGAACATTTTATCCGCCTACGTTTCCCGGATGCAGGATCTGAAGCGGGATACCCGCCTGAAATATTTGATGATATTCAAGAACCAGGGTTACCGGGCCGGAGCCTCGCTGGAGCACAGTCACAGCCAGCTGATAGCCACACCCATCGTTCCCAAGTCTATCAATGAAGAACTGGCCGGAGCCCAGGAATACTATAATTACAAGGAACGTTGCGTTTTCTGCGACATAGTCAAGCAGGAAACCGAAGACCGCCGCCGGCTGGTGCTGGAAAACGAAAACTTCATCTCCATCGCCCCCTTTGCCGCACGTTTCCCCTTTGAATGCTGGCTTATGCCCAAGAAGCACGAATCCAATTTTGAGAACATCACCCCCGCCGATCTGGCCCTGTTGGCCGCCATACTTAAGGAGACCCTGCTCCGCATCAAGGCCTCGGTCAGCAATCCTCCTTACAACCTGGTGCTGCATACCGCCCCCTGTCAGATGTCCGGGCTCCAGCATTTTCACTGGCACATGGAGATAATGCCGCGCCTTACCCGGGTGGCCGGGTTTGAGCGGGGAACCGGGTTTTACATCAACCCCACTCCGCCCGAGGAGTACGCCCAGTTTCTGCGGGAGGTGGAGATAGGTTGA
- a CDS encoding PorV/PorQ family protein produces MRKTLKLLLALSLIAAPALADKYTGEFLSFGMGGRALGLGGAYVSIADDGFSSYWNPAATALSSHQMIFNHSSNFDGLLTYDALGYSRPIKNGGIGLIFVRLSIKDIPYTNNALLDLNSNGVMDPGERLDYDLITDIQDAESALFLNYSRMYRQDVFWGANLKLVNKSLGSNSAWGIGLDAGVLSRLPHDLRLGLNLQDITTTYLAWDTGKKEVISPAARLGLSWNPNFAGNKALTISAGFDVRFERRRAASQYYLGNLSADSHYGLEYVLKQRLALRLGSDLGRLAAGAGLKLGRFNFDYAYLGSQDLGNSTRLSASLNF; encoded by the coding sequence ATGCGCAAAACATTAAAATTGTTGCTGGCTCTAAGCCTGATCGCGGCTCCGGCCCTGGCCGACAAATATACCGGGGAATTTTTGAGCTTTGGCATGGGGGGCCGGGCCCTGGGGCTGGGCGGAGCTTATGTCTCCATTGCCGACGATGGTTTTTCCTCCTACTGGAACCCCGCAGCCACGGCCCTCTCCAGCCATCAGATGATCTTCAACCATTCCTCCAACTTTGACGGCCTTTTGACCTATGATGCCCTGGGATACAGCCGTCCAATCAAGAACGGCGGAATTGGGCTGATCTTTGTCCGTCTATCCATCAAGGACATTCCCTATACCAACAACGCCTTGTTGGACCTTAACAGCAATGGAGTGATGGATCCCGGCGAACGGCTGGATTATGATCTGATCACCGATATCCAGGACGCCGAATCGGCCCTGTTCCTTAATTACAGCCGGATGTACCGCCAGGATGTTTTCTGGGGCGCTAATCTGAAACTGGTCAACAAGTCGCTAGGCTCCAACAGCGCCTGGGGCATAGGTCTGGATGCCGGGGTATTGTCCAGACTGCCTCACGATCTACGCTTGGGCCTGAACCTGCAGGACATTACCACCACCTACCTGGCTTGGGACACCGGAAAAAAGGAGGTCATCTCCCCGGCTGCCAGGCTGGGTCTTTCCTGGAATCCTAATTTTGCCGGAAACAAGGCCCTGACCATCTCGGCCGGTTTTGATGTCAGATTCGAAAGGCGGCGGGCCGCATCCCAATACTATCTGGGAAATTTGAGCGCCGATTCCCACTACGGTCTGGAATATGTCTTAAAACAAAGGCTGGCTCTGCGGTTGGGCTCCGACCTGGGGCGGCTGGCGGCTGGGGCAGGATTAAAACTGGGACGCTTCAATTTTGATTATGCCTATCTGGGAAGTCAGGACCTGGGCAACAGCACCAGGCTTTCAGCTTCTTTAAACTTTTGA